A window of the Callospermophilus lateralis isolate mCalLat2 chromosome 7, mCalLat2.hap1, whole genome shotgun sequence genome harbors these coding sequences:
- the S1pr1 gene encoding sphingosine 1-phosphate receptor 1 translates to MVSTSIPVVKALRSSVSDYVNYDIIVRHYNYTGKLNISPDENGIKLTSVVFIFICCCIILENIFVLLTIWKTKKFHRPMYYFIGNLALSDLLAGVAYTANLLLSGATTYKLTPAQWFLREGSMFVALSASVFSLLAIAIERYITMLKMKLHNGSNSSRSFLLISACWVISLILGGLPIMGWNCISTLSSCSTVLPLYHKHYILFCTTVFTLLLLSIVILYCRIYSLVRTRSRRLTFRKNMSKASRSSEKSLALLKTVIIVLSVFIACWAPLFILLLLDVGCKVKTCNILFKAEYFLVLAVLNSGTNPIIYTLTNKEMRRAFVRIMSCCKCPSGDSTGKFKRPIIAGVEFSRSKSDNSSHPQKDDGDNPETIMSSGNVNSSS, encoded by the coding sequence ATGGTGTCCACCAGCATCCCGGTAGTCAAGGCCCTCCGCAGTTCGGTCTCCGACTATGTCAACTATGATATCATAGTCCGGCATTACAACTACACGGGAAAGCTGAATATCAGCCCCGACGAGAATGGCATTAAACTGACTTCGGTGGTGTTCATTTTCATCTGCTGCTGCATCATTCTGGAGAACATCTTTGTCTTGCTGACCATTTGGAAAACCAAGAAGTTCCATCGGCCCATGTACTATTTTATTGGTAACCTGGCCCTCTCAGACCTGTTGGCGGGAGTCGCCTACACAGCCAACCTGCTGTTGTCTGGGGCCACCACCTACAAGCTCACCCCCGCCCAGTGGTTTCTGAGGGAAGGGAGTATGTTTGTGGCCCTGTCAGCCTCCGTGTTTAGCCTCCTAGCCATCGCTATCGAGCGCTATATCACCATGCTGAAGATGAAACTTCACAACGGGAGCAACAGCTCCCGCTCCTTCCTGCTGATCAGCGCTTGCTGGGTCATCTCGCTCATCCTGGGGGGCCTGCCCATCATGGGCTGGAACTGCATCAGCACCCTGTCCAGCTGCTCCACCGTGCTCCCGCTCTACCACAAGCACTATATCCTCTTCTGCACCACAGTCTTCACTCTCCTCTTGCTCTCCATCGTCATTCTGTACTGCAGGATCTACTCTTTGGTCAGGACTCGAAGCCGCCGTCTGACCTTCCGCAAAAACATGTCCAAGGCCAGCCGCAGCTCTGAGAAGTCGCTGGCCTTGCTGAAGACGGTAATCATTGTCCTGAGCGTCTTCATCGCCTGCTGGGCACCCCTTTTCATCTTGCTTCTGCTGGACGTGGGCTGCAAGGTGAAGACCTGCAACATCCTCTTCAAAGCCGAGTACTTCTTGGTGTTGGCAGTGCTCAACTCTGGCACTAACCCCATCATTTACACTCTGACCAACAAGGAGATGCGCCGGGCCTTTGTCCGGATCATGTCCTGTTGCAAGTGCCCCAGTGGGGACTCCACCGGCAAATTCAAACGACCCATCATCGCCGGTGTGGAATTCAGCCGTAGTAAATCGGACAACTCCTCTCACCCTCAGAAGGACGATGGCGACAACCCAGAGACCATTATGTCTTCTGGAAACgtcaactcttcttcctaa